In a single window of the Pandoraea pulmonicola genome:
- the fliA gene encoding RNA polymerase sigma factor FliA: MPMRNAAPREAYARASAIAEQRCLMEYASIVKRVVRQLLSQACGAIAQEDMEQIGLMGLLEALRRYGEVDEAFAGYAAMRVRGAILDELRRHDWRPRTVRQDAYRARDMERSLRRSLGRDPTDAEVGQALGIDADAYRERVLAGNAEEMANLDELLDDDALAHEESPERQVVRRRCLEQALAYLDEREQRVIQLYYEFDLSLREIAGVLDVTEARVCQINKAALKKMRLALSDV, encoded by the coding sequence GCGCCATTGCCGAGCAGCGCTGTCTCATGGAGTACGCGTCAATCGTCAAGCGCGTGGTGCGCCAGTTGCTCTCTCAGGCATGCGGCGCGATTGCGCAGGAAGACATGGAGCAGATCGGACTCATGGGCCTGCTCGAAGCGCTGCGTCGATATGGCGAAGTGGACGAGGCGTTTGCCGGCTACGCGGCGATGCGCGTGCGCGGCGCGATTCTCGACGAGCTGCGCCGCCACGACTGGCGACCGCGCACCGTGCGTCAGGATGCGTACCGTGCACGCGACATGGAGCGTTCGCTGCGCCGGTCCCTGGGCCGCGATCCAACCGACGCCGAAGTGGGACAGGCGCTCGGGATCGATGCCGATGCCTATCGCGAGCGCGTATTGGCCGGCAACGCGGAGGAGATGGCGAATCTGGACGAACTTCTTGATGACGACGCCCTTGCTCACGAGGAGAGTCCCGAGCGTCAGGTCGTGCGCCGGCGATGCCTGGAACAGGCGCTCGCATACCTGGACGAGCGTGAGCAACGCGTCATCCAGCTTTATTACGAGTTCGACCTGAGCCTTCGCGAAATCGCCGGCGTGCTTGACGTGACCGAGGCGCGGGTGTGTCAGATCAACAAGGCGGCTCTCAAGAAGATGCGCTTGGCCCTGAGCGATGTTTGA
- a CDS encoding flagellar biosynthesis anti-sigma factor FlgM, producing the protein MATHVVQPAMAALRDMPDFDEARVAALREALKAGELPFDAGKLACLIQRFHGTRGRER; encoded by the coding sequence TTGGCAACGCACGTCGTACAACCCGCCATGGCGGCACTGCGCGACATGCCGGATTTCGACGAGGCGCGAGTCGCAGCCCTGCGCGAGGCGCTCAAGGCGGGTGAGCTTCCGTTCGACGCGGGCAAGCTGGCATGTTTGATTCAGCGCTTTCACGGTACGCGTGGGAGAGAGCGATGA
- the flgN gene encoding flagellar protein FlgN, whose translation MTRKEAFKALVLGIEIELTRYHELKALLERQYVAAMRRDATGIERIAQSILTLVDTLAEHHELRRIHACILAAPSAPASMMDVLDCIAGAPRERLMTIWSQLETLVRECKTLNARNGQLLVAQFEVVQRALYGETHIYAET comes from the coding sequence ATGACGCGCAAGGAAGCATTCAAGGCACTCGTGCTTGGCATCGAGATCGAGCTGACGCGCTACCACGAACTCAAGGCATTGCTCGAGCGTCAATACGTCGCCGCCATGCGGCGCGACGCCACGGGGATCGAGAGGATCGCTCAGTCCATCCTGACACTGGTGGACACCCTCGCCGAGCATCACGAATTACGTCGCATTCATGCATGCATATTGGCTGCTCCGTCGGCGCCCGCGTCGATGATGGACGTGCTCGACTGCATCGCCGGCGCACCGCGCGAGCGACTGATGACTATCTGGAGCCAACTCGAGACACTCGTTCGCGAGTGCAAGACGCTTAATGCGCGCAACGGTCAACTGCTGGTTGCGCAGTTCGAAGTGGTGCAGCGCGCGCTGTACGGGGAGACCCACATCTATGCTGAAACTTGA
- the flgJ gene encoding flagellar assembly peptidoglycan hydrolase FlgJ: protein MLKLDFSPVRPSVGTPHIASQQSMDTARGAYWHELTRLHDDIVRTVAEGFDADDAAFAPVPAQAGANIAALLASGATGMSGRTTSSKQDFLANILPFARKAANELGVSEDLIAAHAALESGWGNRPLTGAQGDDTFNLFGIKAADRWQGGVADVLTTEYIGGDAIKTVQRFRAYSSYDAAFDDYVRLLRDNPRYRGVIGAGGNVAAFARALVSGGYATDPAYVSKLRQVASDVAASRADMARRSGTTSGRPQGDG from the coding sequence ATGCTGAAACTTGATTTCTCACCGGTGCGGCCCAGCGTCGGTACGCCGCATATCGCGTCGCAGCAATCGATGGACACAGCCCGTGGTGCGTACTGGCACGAACTGACACGTTTGCATGACGACATCGTGCGCACGGTCGCCGAGGGATTCGATGCCGACGATGCGGCTTTCGCGCCTGTGCCGGCCCAGGCCGGCGCCAACATTGCCGCGCTGCTGGCGAGTGGAGCGACTGGCATGAGCGGGCGAACGACGTCGAGCAAACAGGACTTCCTGGCGAACATCCTGCCGTTTGCGCGCAAGGCCGCGAATGAGCTTGGCGTATCCGAGGATCTGATTGCGGCGCACGCCGCGCTGGAGTCCGGATGGGGAAATCGTCCGCTTACGGGGGCGCAAGGCGACGATACGTTCAACCTGTTTGGCATCAAGGCGGCGGATCGTTGGCAGGGCGGCGTCGCCGACGTGCTCACCACCGAGTATATCGGCGGCGATGCGATCAAGACTGTGCAGCGGTTTCGGGCCTATTCGAGCTACGACGCGGCGTTTGACGACTACGTGCGGCTGTTGCGGGACAACCCGCGCTATCGCGGTGTGATCGGGGCCGGTGGAAACGTTGCGGCGTTTGCGCGGGCGCTTGTCAGCGGCGGCTATGCAACGGACCCCGCGTACGTATCGAAGCTCCGCCAGGTGGCCTCCGATGTGGCGGCGAGCCGCGCCGATATGGCACGACGTTCGGGCACGACATCGGGAAGGCCTCAGGGCGACGGTTGA
- the flgA gene encoding flagellar basal body P-ring formation chaperone FlgA translates to MSSLLTASYSSRIACIAHVAAFTLCTAVHAAPITASAPPPSDDLLAQARAAAYGKLTELLRQNGLSDPEIVLTVAPPRTPAPTCAKPFSFQFADTRQLGRMLLTARCPATGTATQLVVRGTVTANLPVAVNDIAAGRAIAADDLSLQARKVVSLADTVTRIDDAVGQASRRAIRSGHTLSRKSLQVPELVRKGQSVRIVVRLGESEISSAGVALQAGGTDAIIPVRNASSGKEIRARVTGPGTVTVTDLPGSASPTQPSP, encoded by the coding sequence ATGTCTTCACTGCTTACCGCTTCGTACTCCTCACGTATCGCCTGTATCGCCCATGTCGCGGCGTTCACGCTTTGCACGGCTGTTCATGCCGCGCCGATCACTGCCTCCGCACCGCCGCCTTCCGACGATCTGCTGGCTCAGGCCCGCGCCGCCGCATACGGCAAACTCACCGAGTTGCTTCGGCAGAACGGCTTGTCCGACCCCGAGATCGTGCTTACCGTCGCCCCGCCCAGGACACCGGCGCCCACTTGCGCCAAGCCCTTCTCATTCCAGTTTGCCGATACCCGGCAACTCGGCCGGATGCTGCTCACTGCACGTTGTCCCGCCACCGGGACCGCGACACAACTGGTCGTGCGCGGCACCGTTACGGCAAACCTTCCGGTAGCGGTCAACGACATTGCGGCGGGGCGAGCGATTGCCGCCGACGATCTTTCCCTGCAGGCGCGTAAAGTGGTGTCGCTCGCCGACACCGTAACGCGCATCGACGACGCCGTGGGACAGGCCAGTCGCCGCGCAATTCGCAGCGGTCATACGCTCTCGCGCAAGTCGCTGCAAGTCCCCGAACTGGTTCGCAAAGGCCAGAGCGTGCGCATCGTGGTCCGTCTCGGCGAGAGCGAAATCAGCAGCGCAGGTGTGGCCCTCCAGGCAGGCGGCACGGACGCGATCATCCCCGTGCGAAACGCCAGCTCGGGCAAGGAGATCCGGGCGCGGGTCACAGGTCCGGGCACCGTCACGGTGACGGACTTGCCAGGTTCGGCGTCGCCCACTCAACCGTCGCCCTGA
- the flgB gene encoding flagellar basal body rod protein FlgB codes for MAFDLSSALSVHPAALKLRAERTTMLASNLANQNTPGYQAMDLDVKASMAAASGKALATIAALGDEIEKGYRVPAHVGQDGNTVELGVEQAAFAQNAADFQTSLTFLNMKIKGLHAAISGNA; via the coding sequence ATGGCATTTGATCTGAGCAGTGCATTGAGCGTGCATCCCGCGGCGTTGAAGCTGCGTGCGGAGCGCACGACGATGCTGGCTTCGAACCTGGCCAACCAGAACACCCCTGGGTATCAGGCGATGGATCTGGACGTGAAGGCAAGCATGGCGGCGGCGAGCGGCAAGGCGCTCGCGACGATTGCCGCATTGGGCGACGAAATCGAAAAGGGGTACCGCGTGCCCGCGCACGTCGGTCAGGACGGTAACACCGTCGAGCTCGGTGTCGAGCAGGCGGCGTTCGCTCAGAACGCAGCGGACTTTCAAACGAGCCTGACCTTCCTGAACATGAAGATCAAGGGGTTGCACGCCGCAATTTCCGGCAACGCCTGA
- the flgC gene encoding flagellar basal body rod protein FlgC, whose translation MSFKDIARIAGSAMVAQTVRLNTVASNLANADAASGSEEATYRARKPVFASLYRQGQDGTVAGAAVQVLDVVQSTEPLRKVHEPSNPMAGEDGMVMYPNVNPVEEMTDMMSASRAFSTNVDVLSRVNSMQHEVLKLGQ comes from the coding sequence ATGAGTTTCAAGGATATCGCCCGCATCGCGGGCTCCGCGATGGTGGCACAAACGGTCCGCCTGAACACCGTGGCCAGCAATCTGGCGAACGCCGACGCAGCCTCGGGCAGCGAGGAGGCGACTTATCGCGCCCGCAAACCGGTGTTCGCATCGTTGTACAGGCAGGGACAGGACGGCACGGTTGCCGGCGCCGCCGTGCAGGTGCTCGACGTGGTGCAGAGCACCGAGCCGCTGCGCAAGGTGCATGAGCCGAGCAATCCGATGGCAGGCGAGGACGGCATGGTCATGTACCCGAACGTCAATCCCGTCGAAGAGATGACCGACATGATGTCGGCTTCGCGCGCATTTTCCACCAATGTGGACGTGCTCTCGAGAGTCAATTCGATGCAGCACGAAGTCCTCAAGTTGGGACAGTAA
- a CDS encoding flagellar hook capping FlgD N-terminal domain-containing protein — MPGIDSGAGGDSNLFVKLLVAQMRNQDPLNPQDPSQFVSQLTQLSQLDAMQGVMKASLTNAAKLESMMVVSLGSQVGNAVKVKAGVVELEDGVVKGSVELGKSATDVAVVLTGPDGREHRMSLGAHTTGEVDFEIDPQAQGLKPGKYKIKVVTDTAEKPDAEIEGKLEGVRVGADGKVILQVAGVGPVDTAAVTSFLGKPANFSSPKEFV; from the coding sequence TTGCCGGGCATCGACAGTGGCGCGGGCGGCGATTCGAACCTCTTTGTGAAGCTACTCGTTGCGCAGATGCGCAATCAGGATCCGCTGAACCCGCAGGACCCCTCTCAGTTCGTGTCGCAGCTCACGCAGCTCAGCCAGCTCGACGCCATGCAAGGCGTGATGAAAGCGTCGCTCACCAACGCGGCGAAGCTCGAAAGCATGATGGTCGTGTCGCTCGGCTCGCAGGTGGGCAACGCCGTCAAGGTGAAGGCCGGTGTTGTCGAACTGGAGGACGGTGTCGTGAAAGGCAGCGTCGAACTCGGCAAGTCGGCCACCGATGTGGCGGTCGTGCTGACCGGCCCGGACGGGCGCGAGCATCGGATGTCTCTCGGCGCGCACACGACCGGCGAGGTCGATTTCGAGATCGACCCGCAGGCGCAGGGCCTGAAGCCGGGCAAGTACAAGATCAAGGTGGTGACCGACACCGCTGAAAAACCTGATGCCGAAATCGAAGGAAAACTGGAAGGCGTGCGCGTTGGGGCGGACGGCAAGGTGATCCTCCAAGTGGCGGGCGTCGGTCCCGTCGATACCGCCGCCGTGACGAGTTTCCTCGGCAAGCCGGCTAATTTCTCTTCCCCAAAGGAATTCGTATGA
- a CDS encoding flagellar hook protein FlgE — protein sequence MSFNIALSGIKAVNNQLERISDNIANGGTAGFKSSRANFATMVAGNQPNGVYIGSTSQSIGVGGNLFHTGRTLDAAIQGKGFFVVKDADGSELYTRFGAFQKDADGYMTDVYGRRLQGWTDTGAFGDIQVGSGSVPAKASDTLEYVGNLKGDWKAPDANVDFSKDNKASYNESVTTTVHDSLGRAHTVTQYFRQDPAPANSVSVFYAMDGETLADASGAPILNKLEFDADGKLTSPSGAISLDLGTPVPAAELTVALNYAGTTHSGSSATTTTINRSNGYEPGTLSDTTLDEKGQIIAQYSNGQKAVVGTLALATFANADGLSAVNNTSWRSTSLSGNALYARPGSGMAGGVVPTYREGSNVDVTQELVELMAAQRNYQANSKVVSTENQLMQALLQAL from the coding sequence ATGAGCTTCAACATTGCGCTGTCCGGCATCAAGGCCGTCAACAATCAACTGGAAAGGATCAGCGACAACATTGCGAATGGCGGCACCGCCGGCTTCAAGTCGAGCCGTGCGAATTTCGCCACGATGGTCGCGGGCAATCAACCCAACGGCGTGTATATCGGTTCGACCAGCCAGAGCATCGGCGTGGGCGGCAATCTGTTCCACACTGGCCGCACGCTCGACGCGGCCATTCAGGGCAAGGGCTTCTTCGTGGTGAAGGACGCCGACGGTTCGGAACTGTACACCCGCTTTGGCGCCTTCCAGAAGGATGCGGACGGATACATGACCGACGTCTACGGTCGTCGCCTGCAGGGCTGGACGGACACTGGTGCGTTCGGCGACATCCAGGTCGGCTCCGGCAGCGTGCCGGCCAAGGCGAGCGACACACTCGAATATGTGGGCAATCTCAAGGGCGATTGGAAAGCGCCGGATGCGAATGTCGATTTCAGCAAGGACAACAAGGCCTCGTACAACGAATCGGTGACCACGACGGTGCACGATTCGCTGGGTCGCGCGCACACGGTGACGCAGTACTTCCGCCAGGATCCCGCACCGGCGAATTCGGTTTCGGTGTTCTACGCGATGGACGGCGAAACCCTTGCCGACGCGTCTGGCGCCCCTATTCTGAACAAGCTGGAATTCGATGCCGACGGCAAGCTTACCTCTCCGTCGGGTGCGATCTCGCTGGATCTGGGCACGCCCGTGCCCGCGGCCGAACTCACTGTCGCGCTGAATTACGCGGGTACGACGCATTCGGGGAGTTCGGCGACGACAACCACGATCAACCGCAGCAACGGTTACGAGCCCGGTACGCTGAGCGACACCACGCTCGATGAGAAGGGGCAGATCATCGCGCAATACAGCAATGGTCAGAAGGCGGTCGTCGGCACCCTCGCACTCGCCACGTTTGCCAATGCCGATGGGCTGTCCGCGGTGAACAACACGTCGTGGCGTTCCACCTCGCTGTCGGGCAATGCGTTGTATGCGCGCCCGGGCAGTGGCATGGCTGGCGGCGTGGTTCCGACTTACCGCGAGGGATCGAACGTCGACGTGACGCAGGAGCTCGTCGAGCTGATGGCGGCCCAACGCAACTATCAAGCCAATTCGAAGGTCGTCTCCACCGAGAACCAACTGATGCAGGCGCTGCTGCAGGCGCTGTAA
- a CDS encoding flagellar basal body rod protein FlgF produces the protein MDPLIYTIMSGASRTMHAIQVHANNMANAQTDGFRAELETSQSQPVPGFGYDARHMVRVQANSVSANNGVVQETGRDLDAAILGEGYFAVQTGDGEAYTRAGNFSIDAEGTLTLGGRAVMGDGGPIVVPENSTVSIGNDGTISAVVPGEPEAQIVDRLAVVSGPAADLVKSPEGLLVTRDGAPLPAVEERQVLGGHLERSNVSPVEEMLASMSLHRDYEIQMRMYSAANEMADAGNRLIRG, from the coding sequence ATGGATCCGCTGATCTACACCATCATGAGCGGCGCCAGCCGCACCATGCACGCGATTCAGGTGCATGCGAACAACATGGCGAACGCGCAAACGGACGGGTTTCGTGCGGAGCTCGAGACATCGCAAAGTCAACCGGTGCCGGGCTTCGGCTACGACGCGCGCCATATGGTTCGCGTTCAGGCCAACTCGGTCAGTGCAAACAATGGCGTGGTTCAGGAGACCGGCCGCGATCTGGATGCCGCGATTCTCGGGGAAGGCTATTTCGCCGTGCAGACCGGCGATGGCGAAGCGTATACCCGCGCGGGAAACTTCAGTATTGATGCCGAGGGCACACTCACGCTCGGCGGGCGCGCCGTCATGGGGGACGGCGGCCCCATCGTGGTGCCGGAGAACAGCACTGTCTCGATCGGCAACGACGGGACCATCTCCGCGGTTGTGCCGGGGGAGCCGGAGGCGCAGATCGTGGATCGGCTGGCGGTGGTGAGCGGGCCGGCGGCCGATCTGGTGAAGAGCCCGGAAGGGCTGCTGGTCACGCGTGACGGCGCTCCGCTCCCGGCGGTTGAGGAGCGTCAGGTGCTCGGTGGGCATCTGGAGCGCAGCAACGTGTCGCCGGTCGAGGAAATGTTGGCGAGCATGTCGCTGCATCGAGACTACGAAATTCAGATGCGCATGTACAGCGCGGCCAATGAAATGGCCGATGCCGGCAACCGCCTCATTCGCGGCTGA
- the flgG gene encoding flagellar basal-body rod protein FlgG, producing the protein MNQAMWISKTGIQAQDAKLQAIANNLANVNTDGYKRDRLVFEDLFYRVERQPGAPLDQNYSSPLGVQLGSGTRMVGSQKVFTDGNTKTTGQELDVAIMGRGFLQVQLTNGEVGYTRAGQLRMNGERVLTNAQGLPLVPEISIPENATNIAIGENGVVSATVAGSATPSEVGQIQLATFANPAGLLAMGDNLFRETAASGAPTEGDPGTDALGKLKQFALEGSNVQVVEEMVEMISTQRTYEMNTKVLTAADNMMQQLAQAAR; encoded by the coding sequence ATGAATCAAGCAATGTGGATCAGCAAGACCGGGATCCAGGCGCAGGACGCCAAGCTACAGGCGATTGCCAACAATCTGGCAAACGTCAACACCGACGGCTACAAACGCGACCGGCTGGTCTTCGAGGACCTGTTCTATCGCGTGGAGCGTCAGCCGGGCGCGCCGCTCGACCAGAACTACTCGTCGCCGCTCGGCGTGCAACTGGGCAGTGGCACGCGCATGGTGGGTTCGCAGAAGGTATTTACCGACGGCAATACGAAGACCACCGGGCAGGAGCTGGACGTGGCGATCATGGGGCGGGGTTTCCTGCAGGTGCAGTTGACCAATGGCGAGGTTGGCTATACGCGTGCGGGACAGCTCCGGATGAACGGCGAGCGCGTTCTGACGAACGCACAGGGACTGCCGTTGGTGCCGGAGATCTCGATCCCGGAGAACGCGACGAACATCGCCATCGGCGAGAACGGTGTCGTGTCGGCCACGGTGGCGGGCTCCGCGACGCCCAGCGAAGTCGGACAGATTCAACTGGCCACGTTTGCGAATCCGGCAGGCTTGCTTGCCATGGGCGACAACCTGTTCAGGGAGACGGCCGCCAGCGGTGCGCCGACCGAAGGCGATCCGGGCACCGACGCGCTGGGAAAGCTCAAGCAATTCGCGCTTGAGGGCTCGAACGTGCAAGTGGTGGAAGAGATGGTCGAGATGATCTCCACGCAACGCACCTACGAAATGAACACCAAGGTGCTCACTGCGGCGGACAACATGATGCAGCAGTTGGCGCAGGCGGCGCGATGA
- the flgH gene encoding flagellar basal body L-ring protein FlgH yields the protein MRAVARLVPLVAATGLAGCIALPLDPAVPDFADDDLPPPAAVSLRGTSGGVFNAATTASLASDGRAFRPGDTLTITLDETTQASKRAGTSFKKGSDMEVAPGKVFGMNVDLDTAIGGSRSFDGSGASSQQNTLRGEITVVVHQVMPGGLLQVKGEKSLSLNQGEEILRVTGYVRQADIDTNNRVSSRRIANARIKYMGKGALSDSNQAGWLTRFFNSPWMPF from the coding sequence ATGCGTGCTGTTGCGCGTTTGGTGCCGCTTGTCGCGGCAACCGGTCTGGCGGGTTGCATCGCCCTGCCGCTGGACCCGGCGGTGCCCGACTTTGCCGACGACGATCTGCCGCCACCGGCGGCGGTATCGCTCAGGGGCACGTCGGGCGGCGTATTCAATGCGGCGACCACGGCGTCGCTGGCCTCCGACGGGCGGGCCTTCCGCCCCGGCGACACGCTCACCATTACGCTGGATGAAACAACGCAGGCGAGCAAGCGCGCCGGGACAAGCTTCAAAAAGGGATCCGACATGGAGGTCGCGCCGGGCAAGGTTTTCGGAATGAACGTCGATCTCGATACGGCAATCGGTGGCTCCCGCTCGTTCGACGGGAGTGGCGCGAGTTCCCAGCAGAATACCCTGCGTGGCGAGATCACCGTGGTCGTGCATCAGGTGATGCCTGGCGGATTGCTGCAGGTCAAGGGCGAGAAATCGCTGTCGCTCAATCAGGGCGAGGAAATCCTGCGTGTCACGGGCTACGTCCGTCAGGCCGATATCGATACGAACAATCGCGTGTCGTCTCGGCGCATCGCGAATGCCCGCATCAAGTACATGGGTAAGGGCGCACTGTCGGACTCGAATCAGGCGGGATGGCTGACGAGATTCTTCAACAGTCCATGGATGCCATTCTGA
- a CDS encoding flagellar basal body P-ring protein FlgI, with protein sequence MAVATNAVGVPLGNLVNVDGVRENQLIGYGLVVGLNGTGDGQQVRYTGQSVANVLKQFGVTLPEGIRLRSRNAAAVMVSASFPPGYKRGQAIDVTVSSLGDAKSLRGGTLLLTPLRAANGEVYALAQGNVVIPGVKAQGISGSSVTINSTAAGRVPRGATIENEIESDFNDRPFVRLSLKRPNFQTATNIVRAVNRTVGGDAATTRDSTSVDVAAPADPTERVAFVARLTAIDVSAGGQTPRAVFNSRTGTVVISQGMTVSPAVVSHGALKIVISEGSQVSQPNPFGRGNTVVTPTSEVSVEQDAVNAFEWRSGTSLQAIVDTINATGANPDDVMAILQALDEAGALNGELVVI encoded by the coding sequence ATGGCCGTCGCGACGAACGCCGTTGGCGTGCCACTCGGCAACCTGGTCAACGTTGACGGCGTGCGCGAGAACCAGTTGATCGGCTACGGGTTGGTCGTCGGCCTGAACGGTACGGGCGACGGGCAGCAGGTCCGCTATACGGGCCAGTCGGTGGCGAACGTGCTCAAGCAATTCGGCGTGACGCTGCCCGAAGGTATCCGGTTGCGCTCGCGCAATGCCGCCGCCGTGATGGTCAGCGCGAGCTTTCCACCCGGTTACAAGCGTGGCCAGGCTATCGACGTGACGGTGTCGTCGCTCGGCGACGCGAAGAGTCTGCGCGGGGGCACCTTGCTGCTCACGCCGTTGCGCGCCGCGAACGGAGAAGTCTACGCATTGGCGCAGGGCAACGTCGTGATTCCCGGGGTGAAGGCGCAGGGGATCAGCGGATCGAGCGTGACGATCAACTCGACGGCCGCGGGCAGAGTGCCCAGGGGAGCGACCATCGAAAACGAGATCGAATCCGATTTCAACGATCGCCCATTCGTCAGGCTGAGCCTCAAGCGGCCCAATTTTCAGACCGCAACGAATATCGTGCGAGCCGTTAATCGGACTGTCGGAGGCGATGCCGCGACAACCCGGGATTCGACGAGCGTGGACGTGGCGGCCCCGGCCGACCCGACGGAGCGCGTGGCGTTCGTGGCGCGTTTGACCGCCATCGACGTGAGCGCCGGCGGCCAGACGCCGCGCGCGGTGTTCAACTCTCGCACGGGCACCGTCGTGATCAGTCAAGGCATGACCGTGTCGCCGGCCGTCGTCTCGCATGGCGCGCTGAAGATCGTGATTTCCGAGGGCTCTCAAGTGAGCCAGCCCAATCCGTTCGGCCGGGGGAACACCGTGGTGACACCGACTTCGGAGGTGAGCGTGGAGCAGGACGCAGTGAACGCGTTCGAATGGCGTTCGGGCACGAGTCTGCAGGCGATCGTCGATACGATCAATGCCACCGGAGCCAATCCCGACGATGTGATGGCCATCTTGCAGGCGCTCGACGAAGCCGGCGCACTCAACGGCGAACTTGTCGTTATCTGA
- the flgK gene encoding flagellar hook-associated protein FlgK, producing the protein MSMFHIGMSGVRAAKAGLWSASNNLANQKTPGYSRRAALLSAAVTGGANMPAMVRLNDAFRTQALWAAGAQERRHKAAQSHLDQLEGVIGASGSDNNLGLGDFLGALNKASADPASTPLRQAVLQAGGSMAKQFNNRISVLENQLRGVQAQRESMIEQVNTLAASVADLNRRIVAGNASGDDVSALMDQRDVTIDKLSGLVGGQVVQQPDGTVDITFKGGQPLVLGSRAGVLEVRRNAAGEQELSNRFGTQSIRVDDDELGGELHGLSDFEHETLRPHLQALKTLAGEIADRFNAQLNAGFDKSGAAGRDLFVFDRVSGRMKVDETLTPDDLAFSDASLDPGGNSGNLLRLIELGKSKVDLHGGGFVSLEDALSSMEAKVGAASYQNKTALEALSAVREQAELAWSSASGVDGDEEAINLMEYNKMSQANMTVIKVANELFDKVLNAF; encoded by the coding sequence ATGAGCATGTTCCACATTGGCATGTCCGGCGTACGGGCGGCAAAGGCTGGTCTTTGGTCTGCCTCCAACAATCTGGCGAATCAGAAGACACCGGGATATTCGCGTCGCGCCGCACTATTGAGTGCCGCGGTAACCGGTGGCGCGAATATGCCCGCGATGGTGCGTCTGAACGACGCTTTCAGGACGCAGGCGCTATGGGCCGCCGGTGCTCAGGAGAGGCGACATAAGGCGGCGCAATCGCACCTGGATCAGCTCGAGGGCGTCATCGGGGCCTCGGGGAGCGACAACAATCTCGGCCTGGGGGATTTCCTGGGCGCGTTGAACAAGGCCAGTGCGGATCCGGCGTCCACGCCGCTGCGTCAGGCAGTGCTCCAGGCCGGCGGTTCGATGGCCAAACAGTTCAATAACCGCATTTCGGTGCTCGAGAATCAGTTGCGCGGCGTGCAGGCGCAGCGTGAGTCGATGATCGAGCAGGTCAACACGTTGGCCGCCTCCGTGGCCGACCTCAATCGGCGCATCGTGGCCGGGAACGCGTCAGGCGATGACGTATCGGCGCTGATGGATCAGCGTGACGTCACCATCGACAAGCTCTCGGGGCTGGTGGGGGGGCAGGTTGTGCAGCAGCCCGACGGTACCGTGGACATCACGTTCAAGGGCGGTCAGCCCCTCGTGCTCGGCTCGCGGGCAGGCGTACTGGAAGTGCGTCGGAATGCGGCAGGCGAGCAGGAGTTGTCAAACAGATTCGGGACCCAGTCGATTCGCGTCGATGACGATGAGCTGGGGGGCGAGCTGCATGGCTTGTCGGACTTTGAGCACGAGACGTTGCGCCCGCATCTACAGGCGCTGAAAACGCTTGCCGGTGAAATTGCCGATCGCTTCAACGCCCAACTGAATGCGGGTTTCGACAAGTCGGGGGCGGCGGGGCGCGACCTCTTCGTTTTCGATCGCGTTTCCGGTCGGATGAAGGTCGATGAGACGCTGACGCCCGACGATCTGGCATTTTCCGATGCCTCGCTCGATCCGGGAGGAAATAGCGGTAATTTGCTGCGGCTCATCGAACTGGGAAAGTCCAAGGTGGATCTCCACGGGGGCGGCTTCGTCTCGCTCGAAGATGCCTTGTCGTCCATGGAAGCCAAGGTGGGGGCGGCAAGCTATCAGAACAAAACGGCGCTCGAGGCGTTGTCGGCCGTGCGAGAACAGGCGGAACTTGCCTGGTCGTCAGCGAGTGGTGTGGATGGGGACGAGGAAGCCATAAATCTGATGGAATACAACAAGATGAGCCAGGCAAACATGACGGTGATCAAGGTGGCGAACGAACTGTTCGACAAGGTGCTTAACGCTTTCTGA